Proteins from one Arthrobacter sp. DNA4 genomic window:
- the glnA gene encoding type I glutamate--ammonia ligase, which translates to MDRQQEFVLRTIEERDVRFVRLWFTDVVGSLKSVALAPAEVEGAFEEGLGFDGSSIEGLARVFESDMLAQPDPATFQILPWRGETEQTSRMFCDILTPDGEPSAADPRNVLKRTLAKAADMGFTCYTHPEIEFYLLKSHEPGPNGAPVPVDEGGYFDHVPGGVAQDFRRTAVTMLESVGISVEFSHHEAGPGQNEIDLRYADALQTADNIMTFRTVIKEVALQQGTYATFMPKPFTDHPGSGMHTHFSLFEGDSNAFFEAGAEFQLSKTARQFIAGILKHAPEFTAVTNQFVNSYKRLWGGGEAPSYLSWGHNNRSALVRVPLYKPGKGQSARIEYRGIDSAANPYLAYAVLLGAGLKGIEEGYDLPAAAEDDVWSLSSAERRAMGHDPLPASLHDAIRSMEDSELMPQILGEQVYEHFLRNKRAEWQDYRLQVTPYELQRNLGIL; encoded by the coding sequence ATGGACCGCCAGCAAGAGTTTGTCCTGCGCACAATCGAAGAGCGCGACGTACGTTTCGTGCGCCTGTGGTTCACCGACGTCGTGGGTTCGCTGAAGTCCGTGGCGCTGGCACCGGCGGAGGTTGAGGGCGCATTTGAGGAAGGCCTGGGGTTCGACGGTTCCTCCATCGAAGGCCTGGCCCGCGTTTTCGAATCCGACATGCTGGCCCAGCCGGATCCCGCCACCTTCCAGATCCTGCCGTGGCGCGGCGAGACGGAGCAGACGTCCAGGATGTTCTGCGACATCCTGACCCCCGACGGCGAGCCCTCCGCTGCCGATCCGCGCAACGTGCTCAAGCGGACCCTTGCCAAGGCCGCGGACATGGGCTTCACCTGCTACACCCACCCCGAGATCGAGTTCTACCTGCTTAAGTCGCACGAGCCGGGTCCGAACGGTGCTCCTGTTCCGGTGGACGAGGGCGGCTACTTTGACCATGTCCCCGGCGGCGTGGCCCAGGATTTCCGGCGCACCGCCGTGACCATGCTGGAATCGGTCGGCATTTCCGTGGAATTCAGCCACCACGAGGCAGGCCCGGGCCAGAACGAGATCGATCTCCGCTACGCGGACGCCCTGCAGACGGCGGACAACATCATGACGTTCCGCACCGTTATCAAGGAAGTGGCGCTGCAGCAGGGCACCTACGCCACGTTCATGCCCAAGCCGTTCACCGACCACCCCGGGTCCGGCATGCACACGCACTTCTCCCTGTTCGAGGGCGACAGCAACGCGTTCTTCGAAGCAGGGGCAGAGTTCCAGCTGTCCAAGACCGCCCGGCAGTTCATCGCCGGCATCCTCAAGCACGCCCCGGAATTCACGGCCGTCACCAACCAGTTCGTCAACTCCTACAAGCGCCTGTGGGGCGGCGGCGAGGCACCCAGCTACCTCAGCTGGGGCCACAACAACCGCTCAGCGCTGGTCCGCGTGCCCCTGTACAAGCCCGGCAAGGGCCAGTCCGCCCGGATCGAGTACCGCGGCATCGACTCCGCCGCGAACCCGTACCTTGCCTACGCCGTGCTGCTCGGCGCGGGCCTGAAGGGCATCGAAGAGGGCTACGACCTTCCGGCCGCGGCAGAGGACGATGTCTGGTCACTGAGCTCCGCGGAACGCCGCGCCATGGGCCATGACCCGCTCCCGGCCAGCCTGCACGATGCCATCCGTTCCATGGAGGACTCGGAGCTGATGCCGCAGATCCTGGGCGAACAGGTCTACGAGCACTTCCTGCGCAACAAGCGGGCCGAATGGCAGGACTACCGGCTTCAGGTGACGCCCTACGAGCTGCAGCGCAACCTCGGCATCCTCTAG
- a CDS encoding bifunctional [glutamine synthetase] adenylyltransferase/[glutamine synthetase]-adenylyl-L-tyrosine phosphorylase translates to MSLARRLIAAGFSDLEKGERFLAARELEGLDQDRLFAGLQLAASPDTALQSLVRLIEKHPQLRDLAAADAEDSEPMYRVLGASEALGEFLIRHPEHLEAFRVRASPEPLPADPGRLRTTLLQAVGADPRAARPVAASTGADAYAALRTAYRRGLVDLAVKDLCAADPLDFLPSVGGELADLAAAAIEAALAVSRAEAAEQHSAADVADVGLAVIGMGKCGARELNYISDVDVIYVVDAGSLEDAQANTIGTALASGISRAISSVAREPGLWEVDANLRPEGKSGPLVRTLASHETYYARWAESWEFQALLKARAIAGDAALGRAYEEAVAPLIWSSAGREGFVESVQAMRRRVTENIPAAEEQRQIKLGRGGLRDVEFTVQLLQLVHGKADETLRRRDTTSAIAALSAGGYIGRSDAAAFDNAYRYLRLLEHRIQLFQLRRTHLMPVAEPALRSLAKAVLGPFSNERPSPDSLLSAWQRTKRSVRELHERIFYRPLLNTAAKLSSEDARLTPEAAQGRLAALGYRDPQGAMRHIEALTAGVSRRAALQRQLLPILLDWLAEGVDPDAGLLAFRRVSEALGTTHWYLGLLRDSNAAAERLCHMLSNSRLIADLLEVSPESVAWLGQDKDLVPVGFEAQWQEITAKMSRHEDPESAMRLIRLIRRREILRIAIADSAGVLDQEQVGRALADTDRAAVLGALRVAEGIVSAGGPLKTTVLVVAMGRQGGREIGYGSDADVMYVHRALPGFTEAEAQEQAARIVAKVSSLLTQPLKLTIMAERVLQMDADLRPEGKNGAMVRSLDSFAEYYRRWSLIWEAQALLRARPMAGDDALAADFLKLIDPIRYPETVAEQDVREIRRIKARVESERLPRGADPARHLKLGRGGLSDVEWLVQLLQLQHAGKHPELRTTSTLEALTAAAELGLLDAADAGLLAEAWRLASRIRSANVIWNGKASDLLPSSRRDLEAVARWCGYEPGHAAALEEDYLRVSRRARAVFERVFYGH, encoded by the coding sequence GTGAGCCTGGCACGCCGCCTGATCGCGGCCGGATTCAGCGACCTGGAGAAGGGCGAACGGTTCCTTGCCGCGCGCGAACTTGAGGGGCTGGACCAGGACAGGCTCTTTGCCGGGCTGCAGCTGGCGGCGAGCCCGGACACTGCCCTGCAGTCCCTGGTCCGGCTGATTGAAAAGCACCCGCAGCTGCGGGACCTGGCGGCCGCTGACGCGGAGGACAGCGAGCCCATGTACCGGGTCCTGGGCGCTTCCGAGGCCCTGGGGGAGTTCCTCATCAGGCACCCGGAGCATTTGGAGGCCTTCCGGGTCCGGGCCAGTCCCGAGCCGCTGCCCGCCGACCCGGGCAGGCTGCGCACCACCCTCCTGCAGGCCGTGGGTGCCGACCCCCGCGCCGCACGTCCCGTGGCCGCCTCCACCGGCGCGGACGCCTACGCTGCCCTGCGCACGGCCTACCGGCGCGGACTGGTGGACCTCGCCGTCAAGGACCTCTGCGCCGCGGACCCGCTGGACTTCCTGCCATCGGTGGGCGGTGAACTTGCGGACCTGGCCGCAGCCGCCATTGAGGCTGCCCTCGCCGTCTCCCGCGCTGAAGCGGCGGAGCAGCACAGCGCAGCCGACGTCGCCGACGTCGGCCTGGCAGTCATCGGCATGGGCAAATGCGGAGCCCGGGAACTGAACTACATCTCCGACGTCGACGTCATCTACGTCGTGGACGCCGGCAGCCTGGAGGATGCCCAGGCCAACACCATCGGCACGGCGCTGGCAAGCGGCATCTCCCGGGCGATCTCCTCGGTTGCGAGGGAGCCCGGACTGTGGGAGGTGGATGCGAACCTGAGGCCCGAGGGCAAGTCGGGGCCGCTGGTCCGCACCCTCGCCTCCCACGAGACGTACTACGCCAGGTGGGCCGAAAGCTGGGAATTCCAGGCGCTGCTCAAGGCCCGTGCCATTGCGGGCGACGCCGCGCTTGGCCGGGCGTACGAGGAAGCCGTGGCGCCGCTGATCTGGAGCTCGGCCGGGCGGGAGGGCTTCGTGGAGTCCGTCCAGGCGATGCGGCGCCGGGTCACGGAGAACATTCCGGCGGCCGAGGAGCAGCGCCAGATCAAGCTGGGCCGCGGCGGACTGCGCGACGTTGAATTCACCGTCCAGCTGCTCCAGCTGGTGCATGGCAAGGCGGATGAGACATTACGACGGCGGGACACCACCTCTGCGATCGCTGCCCTTTCAGCGGGCGGTTACATTGGCCGTTCCGACGCGGCGGCCTTTGACAATGCCTACCGCTACCTGCGGCTCCTGGAGCACCGGATCCAGCTGTTCCAGCTGCGCCGGACCCACCTTATGCCGGTGGCGGAGCCGGCACTGCGCTCTTTGGCCAAAGCCGTCCTGGGGCCGTTCTCCAACGAACGGCCCAGCCCGGACTCCCTGCTGTCCGCGTGGCAACGGACCAAGCGCTCGGTCCGTGAACTGCACGAGCGTATCTTCTACCGGCCGCTGCTGAACACGGCAGCCAAACTCAGCAGCGAGGACGCCAGGCTGACCCCGGAAGCGGCGCAGGGACGGCTTGCGGCGCTCGGATACCGGGACCCGCAGGGGGCGATGCGCCACATTGAGGCGCTGACGGCCGGAGTGAGCCGCCGGGCCGCCCTGCAGCGCCAGCTCCTGCCCATCCTGCTCGACTGGCTCGCCGAGGGCGTGGACCCGGACGCCGGCCTTCTGGCCTTCCGCCGCGTCAGCGAGGCACTGGGCACCACACACTGGTACCTTGGCCTGCTCCGCGACTCCAACGCCGCCGCCGAACGCCTGTGCCACATGCTGTCCAACTCACGGCTGATCGCGGACCTGCTGGAGGTCTCGCCGGAGTCGGTGGCATGGCTGGGACAGGACAAGGACCTGGTTCCCGTGGGCTTTGAAGCCCAGTGGCAGGAGATCACGGCAAAGATGTCCCGGCACGAGGACCCGGAGAGTGCCATGCGCCTGATCCGGCTGATCCGGCGGCGGGAAATCCTGCGCATCGCCATCGCAGATTCCGCCGGCGTCCTGGACCAGGAACAGGTGGGCAGGGCCCTGGCAGACACGGACCGCGCCGCCGTCCTGGGCGCGCTGCGGGTGGCGGAAGGAATAGTCTCAGCCGGCGGCCCGCTCAAAACCACGGTGCTGGTGGTGGCCATGGGCCGACAGGGCGGCCGGGAGATCGGCTACGGCTCCGACGCCGACGTCATGTACGTCCACCGCGCGCTGCCCGGCTTTACCGAGGCGGAGGCGCAGGAACAGGCCGCCCGCATCGTGGCCAAGGTGTCCAGCCTCCTCACCCAGCCGCTGAAGCTTACCATCATGGCCGAACGGGTCCTCCAGATGGACGCCGATCTCCGTCCCGAGGGCAAGAACGGGGCCATGGTGCGCTCCCTGGACTCCTTCGCGGAGTATTACCGCCGCTGGTCCCTGATCTGGGAAGCACAGGCACTGTTGCGGGCACGGCCCATGGCCGGCGATGATGCCCTGGCCGCTGATTTCCTCAAGCTGATCGATCCCATCCGCTACCCGGAAACCGTGGCGGAGCAGGACGTACGGGAGATCAGGCGCATCAAGGCCAGGGTGGAATCGGAGCGGCTGCCGCGCGGCGCCGACCCTGCACGGCACCTCAAACTCGGCCGCGGCGGCCTCAGTGACGTCGAGTGGCTGGTGCAGCTGCTGCAGCTCCAGCACGCCGGGAAACACCCAGAACTCCGGACCACGTCCACCCTGGAAGCCCTCACCGCAGCAGCCGAACTTGGACTGCTGGATGCTGCTGACGCCGGTTTGCTGGCTGAGGCCTGGCGGTTGGCCAGCCGCATCCGGTCCGCCAATGTCATCTGGAACGGCAAGGCCTCCGATCTCCTGCCGTCCTCCCGCCGCGACCTCGAGGCCGTGGCGCGCTGGTGCGGCTACGAGCCGGGACACGCCGCCGCGCTGGAGGAAGACTATCTGCGGGTGAGCCGCCGCGCCCGCGCCGTCTTTGAACGTGTCTTCTATGGACACTGA
- a CDS encoding GNAT family N-acetyltransferase codes for MDTDWVWLIPLRDLDADARAIQLGAIADMSLLAGQERFVGDPLRMALAGLAEESRHPYVVEAGGNAAGVLTLQAGAAGLAGWPDDSSAWLLRGFLIDSRHQGRGLGTLATAAAVEAARKLTARHQSGESGVVLSVNEDNNAGLSAYRRAGFVDAGPYLGGSAGPQRTMFHSFAAAAPA; via the coding sequence ATGGACACTGACTGGGTCTGGCTTATCCCGCTACGGGACCTGGACGCGGATGCCCGCGCCATCCAGTTGGGCGCCATCGCGGACATGTCGCTCCTGGCAGGCCAGGAACGGTTTGTGGGTGACCCCCTCCGCATGGCGCTGGCAGGCCTGGCCGAAGAATCACGGCACCCCTACGTCGTGGAGGCAGGCGGGAACGCAGCCGGTGTCCTGACCCTCCAGGCGGGGGCCGCCGGTCTTGCCGGGTGGCCCGACGACAGCTCAGCCTGGCTGCTGCGGGGCTTCCTCATCGACAGCCGGCACCAGGGCAGGGGGCTGGGCACGCTGGCGACCGCTGCCGCTGTGGAGGCTGCCCGCAAGCTCACCGCCCGGCACCAAAGCGGCGAGTCCGGCGTCGTACTTTCCGTCAATGAGGACAACAATGCGGGCCTCTCCGCGTACCGCCGCGCCGGATTTGTCGACGCAGGGCCGTACCTGGGCGGTTCCGCGGGGCCGCAGCGGACCATGTTCCACAGCTTCGCTGCCGCCGCACCGGCGTAA
- a CDS encoding RDD family protein, translating to MVDRKDIGSWLTGPDTSGISKYPGERLGLPESGPGSIARAGRRIVAIMIDWGIALLISNFAFGGDSWATLAVFAIEQTLLVGTLGYSIGHRIMGIAVIKPGGGTPGPLAGLVRAVLLCLVIPAVIFDPDQRGLHDKAMNTLLIRR from the coding sequence GTGGTAGATCGCAAAGACATTGGCTCCTGGCTCACCGGACCTGACACCTCCGGCATCTCAAAGTATCCGGGGGAGCGCCTGGGACTGCCGGAGTCCGGTCCCGGCTCCATTGCCCGGGCAGGGCGCAGGATCGTTGCGATCATGATCGACTGGGGCATCGCACTGCTCATCAGCAACTTTGCCTTTGGCGGCGATTCCTGGGCCACGCTGGCGGTCTTCGCCATCGAACAGACCCTGCTGGTGGGCACCCTCGGGTACAGCATCGGCCACCGCATCATGGGCATCGCGGTGATCAAGCCGGGAGGCGGCACTCCGGGGCCGCTGGCTGGCCTGGTCAGGGCAGTGCTCCTCTGCCTGGTCATCCCCGCAGTCATTTTCGACCCGGACCAGCGCGGCCTGCACGACAAGGCCATGAATACGCTCCTTATCCGGCGATAA
- a CDS encoding DMT family transporter, whose translation MDSVEQGPKAQPPQEAGTPETRAQGRRRVIALLSLLGATLFWAKQLRGGRRAVHSIDPLSLVFLRWAIALVPLLLIAQLVEKPCWRSVAAAWPWLLALSVCGLLGYNLLLYFALEHTDAFNASLINAFNPALITLAAAVFLRERLTPMAVVSVVMALTGVLIVISGGNVGRLATAGFGTGKVLMVGAVVVWTAYTVVGRLAPKIPPITATAVQAAVAVALLAPVRFAPGGLAFPGTGSALASLLFIAIFPSVLSYVLWNRALTVLPAAGAGVFLNLITVFTAVLTILAGQVHTAAQFVGGAIVVGGVIVTNARAFRRKNPAGA comes from the coding sequence GTGGACTCCGTTGAGCAGGGACCGAAGGCCCAGCCACCGCAGGAGGCAGGGACGCCGGAGACGCGCGCGCAGGGGCGCAGGCGGGTAATCGCCCTCCTCTCCCTGCTGGGGGCGACCCTGTTCTGGGCTAAGCAACTACGTGGTGGGCGCCGCGCCGTCCACAGCATCGACCCCCTGAGCCTGGTCTTCCTGCGGTGGGCGATCGCACTGGTGCCGCTGCTGCTGATAGCCCAGCTTGTGGAGAAGCCCTGCTGGCGGTCCGTTGCGGCTGCGTGGCCGTGGCTGCTGGCGCTCAGCGTGTGCGGGCTGCTCGGATACAACCTCCTCCTGTACTTCGCCCTGGAACACACCGATGCGTTCAATGCCTCGCTGATCAACGCCTTCAATCCGGCGCTGATCACGCTGGCGGCCGCAGTGTTCCTGCGCGAACGGCTCACGCCGATGGCGGTGGTAAGCGTCGTGATGGCACTGACCGGCGTCCTCATCGTCATCAGTGGAGGGAATGTGGGCCGGCTGGCCACTGCCGGCTTCGGCACCGGCAAGGTGCTGATGGTGGGGGCAGTGGTTGTCTGGACGGCCTACACGGTCGTTGGCCGCCTGGCACCTAAGATCCCGCCGATCACAGCCACCGCAGTGCAGGCAGCCGTGGCGGTGGCCCTGCTGGCCCCGGTGCGTTTCGCGCCGGGCGGCCTGGCTTTTCCCGGGACGGGCAGTGCGTTGGCGTCATTGCTCTTCATCGCCATTTTTCCGTCGGTACTGTCCTACGTGCTGTGGAACCGCGCCCTGACGGTCCTGCCGGCGGCCGGTGCCGGCGTGTTCCTCAACCTGATCACCGTCTTCACCGCAGTCCTGACCATTCTCGCCGGACAGGTCCACACAGCCGCGCAGTTTGTGGGCGGCGCCATCGTGGTCGGCGGCGTCATCGTCACGAATGCGCGGGCCTTCCGGCGGAAGAACCCGGCGGGTGCTTAG
- a CDS encoding DUF3817 domain-containing protein, whose translation MPLRTTVIRAFRILAVAEACSWAALLAGMYFKWIAATTELGVQVAGPVHGALFIGYGVAALMLWRVQRWPFLVAVLAGVSAIFPFATLLFERWAGRRGYLSAAGAADAPALESSRA comes from the coding sequence ATGCCCCTCAGGACAACAGTGATCCGCGCCTTCCGCATCCTCGCCGTGGCCGAGGCCTGCAGTTGGGCTGCCCTCCTCGCCGGCATGTATTTCAAATGGATTGCCGCCACCACGGAGCTCGGCGTCCAGGTGGCAGGCCCTGTCCACGGTGCCCTGTTCATCGGCTACGGGGTCGCCGCGCTCATGCTGTGGCGGGTACAGCGCTGGCCGTTCCTGGTGGCCGTGCTGGCAGGTGTCTCGGCAATCTTCCCGTTCGCCACCCTCCTTTTCGAACGCTGGGCCGGACGCCGCGGGTACCTCAGCGCTGCCGGCGCAGCGGACGCCCCTGCCCTCGAGTCCAGCCGCGCCTAG
- a CDS encoding DUF4191 domain-containing protein encodes MAKSPDSSNSTPAGSSAVKRGLFTRKPKEAKAKKPSRLKQIGEVFTMTRRHDPMVPWLMLLVFLGVVAVSFLVGFWLDNWITGLIIGIPLGLLAATFILSRRAERAAFAQIENQPGASGAALGTLRRGWITEEQPVAVNPRTQDAVFRAVGRPGVVLVSEGPTHRVKPLLDAERKRLARILPNVPVHTIQTGRGEGQVPLSQVAKQMGKMKNELTKLEVSTVSKRIASMGTRLPIPKGIDPYKARPNRGR; translated from the coding sequence ATGGCGAAATCCCCTGACTCCAGCAACTCCACCCCGGCGGGCTCCAGCGCGGTGAAGCGCGGCCTGTTCACGCGCAAGCCCAAGGAAGCTAAGGCCAAGAAGCCCAGCAGGCTCAAGCAGATCGGTGAGGTCTTCACCATGACCCGCCGCCACGACCCCATGGTTCCGTGGCTCATGCTGCTGGTGTTCCTCGGTGTTGTGGCCGTGAGCTTCCTGGTGGGTTTCTGGCTGGATAACTGGATTACCGGCCTGATCATCGGCATTCCGCTCGGCCTGCTGGCGGCCACCTTCATTCTGTCCCGCCGCGCTGAGCGTGCAGCGTTCGCGCAGATCGAAAACCAGCCCGGAGCTTCGGGCGCTGCTCTGGGAACCCTCCGCCGCGGCTGGATCACCGAAGAACAGCCCGTGGCCGTCAACCCGCGCACGCAGGATGCCGTGTTCCGCGCTGTGGGCCGTCCCGGCGTCGTCCTTGTCAGCGAAGGCCCCACCCACCGGGTGAAGCCGCTGCTCGACGCCGAGCGCAAGCGCCTGGCGCGCATCCTGCCCAACGTTCCTGTCCACACCATCCAGACCGGCCGCGGCGAAGGCCAGGTGCCGCTGAGCCAGGTGGCCAAGCAGATGGGCAAGATGAAGAACGAACTGACCAAACTTGAAGTCAGCACGGTATCCAAGCGCATCGCGTCCATGGGTACCAGGCTTCCCATTCCCAAGGGCATCGACCCCTACAAGGCCCGTCCCAACCGCGGACGCTAG
- the lipB gene encoding lipoyl(octanoyl) transferase LipB codes for MTLEFSQLGLAPDFVDYMEGWDAQRELHDKVVAGSAPSTVLLLEHAAVYTAGKLTEDHERPFDGTPVVAVDRGGKLTWHGPGQLVAYPILKLKNRSGIRDYVERLEEIMITVMADYGIKAERIKGRAGVWIKADSKGPDRKIAAIGIRVLNGVTMHGVAINCSNDLAPYGQIIACGITDAGVTTMSLETGREIHPADIAERFVEEFRKHEEALVSSPEGALL; via the coding sequence ATGACTCTTGAGTTTTCACAGCTGGGTCTTGCCCCCGACTTCGTTGATTACATGGAAGGCTGGGATGCCCAGCGCGAACTCCATGACAAAGTTGTCGCCGGAAGTGCGCCCAGCACAGTCCTTCTTTTGGAGCACGCCGCTGTTTATACGGCAGGCAAGCTTACCGAGGACCACGAGCGGCCCTTTGACGGTACGCCGGTCGTCGCAGTGGACCGCGGCGGCAAACTGACCTGGCACGGCCCCGGCCAGCTGGTGGCCTACCCCATCCTGAAGCTGAAGAACCGCTCCGGGATCAGGGACTATGTGGAGCGGCTGGAAGAAATCATGATCACCGTCATGGCGGACTACGGCATCAAGGCTGAACGCATCAAAGGCCGCGCCGGCGTATGGATCAAGGCCGATTCCAAAGGCCCCGACCGCAAGATCGCGGCTATCGGCATCCGCGTCCTGAACGGCGTCACCATGCACGGCGTCGCCATCAACTGCAGCAACGACCTGGCGCCCTACGGCCAGATCATTGCCTGCGGCATCACCGACGCCGGAGTCACCACCATGTCCCTTGAAACGGGCAGGGAGATCCATCCCGCGGACATCGCGGAGCGGTTCGTGGAGGAATTCCGCAAGCACGAAGAAGCATTGGTTTCGAGCCCTGAAGGAGCTCTACTGTGA